Proteins from a genomic interval of Streptococcus oralis:
- a CDS encoding exodeoxyribonuclease VII small subunit produces the protein MSKQKKFEENLAELETIVQSLENGEIALEDAIAAFQKGMVLSKELQATLDKAEKTLVKVMQEDGTESDFE, from the coding sequence ATGTCAAAACAAAAGAAATTTGAGGAAAATCTAGCAGAACTGGAAACCATTGTCCAAAGTTTGGAAAATGGTGAAATCGCTCTAGAAGATGCAATTGCTGCCTTTCAAAAGGGCATGGTCTTGTCAAAAGAGCTCCAAGCGACGCTAGACAAGGCTGAAAAGACCTTGGTCAAGGTCATGCAAGAAGATGGAACAGAAAGTGATTTTGAATGA
- a CDS encoding polyprenyl synthetase family protein produces MKKQEKLALVESALEDFYGDQQFASSLRESVLYSIHAGGKRIRPFLLLEVLEALQVAIRPAHAQVAAALEMIHTGSLIHDDLPAMDDDDFRRGRLTNHKKFGEAMAILAGDALFLDPYALIAQADLPSQIKVDLIANLSLASGSLGMVAGQVLDMEGEHQHLSLEELQTIHANKTGKLLAYPFQAAAIIAELAPEIQAKLKTVGELIGLAFQVRDDVLDVTASFEEIGKTPQKDLQAEKSTYPALLGLEEAIAFCNQTLDQAKVKLDEISQRVSFETEPIVEVVESLRING; encoded by the coding sequence ATGAAGAAGCAAGAAAAATTAGCTCTTGTTGAGTCGGCTTTGGAAGATTTTTATGGAGACCAGCAGTTTGCCTCTAGTTTGCGAGAGTCTGTTCTCTATTCCATTCATGCTGGTGGCAAGCGTATTCGACCTTTTCTCTTGTTAGAAGTTCTGGAAGCCTTGCAAGTCGCTATTAGACCAGCTCATGCCCAAGTGGCTGCGGCCTTGGAAATGATTCATACAGGGAGCTTGATTCACGATGATCTTCCTGCCATGGATGATGATGATTTTCGTCGAGGGCGTTTGACCAATCATAAGAAATTTGGCGAAGCGATGGCAATTTTGGCAGGCGATGCTTTGTTCCTAGATCCCTATGCCTTGATAGCGCAGGCAGATTTGCCAAGTCAGATCAAGGTGGACTTGATTGCCAACTTATCCCTTGCTTCAGGAAGTCTGGGCATGGTTGCAGGGCAGGTTTTAGATATGGAAGGCGAACACCAGCACTTGTCTTTGGAAGAACTTCAGACCATTCATGCTAATAAAACAGGTAAGTTACTAGCCTATCCTTTCCAAGCAGCTGCTATCATAGCTGAATTAGCACCAGAAATCCAAGCAAAACTGAAAACTGTTGGGGAATTGATTGGGCTGGCCTTTCAAGTTCGAGATGATGTGTTAGATGTGACCGCTAGTTTTGAGGAAATCGGCAAGACTCCACAAAAGGACCTACAGGCAGAAAAGTCAACCTATCCAGCCTTGTTGGGCTTGGAGGAGGCAATTGCCTTTTGTAACCAAACCCTTGATCAAGCCAAGGTAAAATTAGATGAAATTTCCCAACGAGTCAGCTTTGAAACAGAGCCGATTGTGGAAGTAGTAGAAAGTTTGAGAATCAATGGCTAA
- a CDS encoding TlyA family RNA methyltransferase, translating to MAKERVDVLAYKQGLFETREQAKRGVMAGLVVAVLNGERFDKPGEKIPDDTELKLKGEKLKYVSRGGLKLEKALQAFGLSVEGETTIDIGASTGGFTDVMLQNGAELVFAVDVGTNQLAWKLRQDPRVVSMEQFNFRYAEETDFEQEPSFASIDVSFISLSLILPALHRVLADQGQVVALVKPQFEAGREQIGKNGIIRDAKVHQTVLESVTAMAVEQGFSVLGLDYSPIQGGHGNIEFLAYLKKEEGASNQVAPEIEKVVERAHREFKDE from the coding sequence ATGGCTAAGGAAAGAGTGGATGTACTAGCTTATAAACAGGGCTTGTTTGAAACGCGAGAACAGGCCAAGCGCGGCGTCATGGCAGGTCTGGTTGTAGCTGTCCTCAATGGGGAGCGTTTTGACAAACCAGGAGAGAAAATCCCAGATGACACTGAGCTAAAACTCAAAGGTGAAAAACTCAAGTATGTCAGCCGTGGTGGCTTAAAATTAGAAAAAGCCTTGCAGGCCTTTGGTTTGTCAGTGGAAGGGGAGACAACGATTGATATTGGAGCCTCCACTGGAGGATTTACTGATGTCATGTTGCAAAACGGTGCTGAGCTGGTCTTTGCAGTCGATGTTGGCACCAATCAGTTGGCTTGGAAATTACGCCAAGACCCACGGGTTGTCAGCATGGAGCAGTTTAATTTTCGTTATGCTGAAGAGACTGACTTTGAGCAGGAACCAAGTTTTGCCAGTATTGATGTGAGTTTCATTTCCCTCAGTCTGATTTTGCCCGCCTTGCACCGTGTCTTAGCAGATCAAGGGCAGGTGGTAGCACTTGTCAAACCTCAGTTTGAAGCAGGTCGTGAGCAAATCGGGAAAAATGGAATCATTCGCGATGCCAAGGTTCATCAAACTGTCCTTGAATCTGTCACTGCTATGGCAGTTGAACAAGGTTTTTCAGTGCTTGGATTAGACTATTCACCAATCCAAGGAGGACATGGAAACATCGAATTTTTGGCATATTTAAAAAAGGAAGAGGGAGCAAGCAATCAAGTTGCCCCCGAAATAGAAAAAGTTGTAGAGAGAGCACATAGAGAATTTAAAGATGAATAA
- a CDS encoding arginine repressor, with protein MNKKERLEKIRRFVTDYQIGTQEEIVEYLREAGISATQATVSRDIKELGIVKIPLKNNTYIYELPKSIVKSLQLAEDNIVSSELMGNMINLSVIPGNTIFVKSQLVEAFSEQIFSCLADDDSILIVARTAEAAEEIVEQVKKW; from the coding sequence ATGAATAAAAAAGAGAGACTTGAAAAAATTAGAAGATTTGTTACGGATTATCAGATTGGGACTCAGGAAGAAATTGTTGAGTACTTGAGGGAAGCAGGTATTTCTGCTACTCAAGCCACTGTCTCAAGGGACATCAAGGAGCTTGGTATTGTTAAAATTCCTTTGAAAAACAACACTTATATCTATGAATTGCCAAAATCAATTGTTAAGAGTTTGCAGTTGGCTGAGGACAATATTGTGAGTTCTGAGTTAATGGGAAATATGATCAACCTTTCTGTCATTCCTGGAAATACTATTTTTGTGAAGAGTCAGTTGGTTGAAGCATTCTCTGAACAGATTTTTAGCTGTCTAGCTGATGATGATTCTATCTTAATTGTAGCTAGAACAGCAGAGGCAGCTGAAGAAATTGTTGAACAAGTCAAAAAATGGTAG
- the recN gene encoding DNA repair protein RecN codes for MLLEISIKNFAIIEAISLNFEKGMTVLTGETGAGKSIIIDAMNLMLGARATTDVIRHGAPKAEIEGLFSVENSRSLQELFDEQGLEMGDEIIIRREILQNGRSVSRVNGQMVNLSVLRAIGQHLVDIHGQHDQEELMRPQLHIQMLDEFGDAAFLDLKETYQTSFDAYRKMRKQVLEVKKNQQEHKSRIEMLEFQMAEIEAANLQAGEDLALNQERDKLLNHKNIADTLTNAYSMLDNEEFSSLANVRSAMNDMESVEEYDPEYREISSSLSETYYVLEDITKRLEDIIEDLDFDGNRLMQVENRLDLLNTISRKYGGTVDDVLLYFAKITDEYNLLTGNNLSSEDMEAELKKLEINLVDLAGQLATARHDLAQQLEAEIKQELQDLYMEKAQFQVRFSKGKFSREGNETVEFYISTNPGEDFKPLVKVASGGELSRLMLAIKSAFSRKEGKTSIVFDEVDTGVSGRVAQAIAQKIHKIGQHGQVLAISHLPQVIAIADYQFFIEKISDEHSTVSTVRLLTLEERVEEVAKMLAGENVTEAALTQARELLQTREK; via the coding sequence ATGTTACTTGAAATTTCGATAAAAAACTTTGCCATTATTGAGGCAATTTCCCTCAATTTTGAAAAGGGTATGACTGTTTTGACTGGGGAAACGGGTGCCGGAAAGTCTATCATTATCGACGCTATGAATCTCATGTTGGGGGCTCGTGCAACGACAGACGTTATTCGTCATGGTGCGCCAAAGGCGGAGATTGAGGGACTTTTTTCGGTTGAAAACAGTCGTTCTTTGCAAGAACTTTTTGATGAGCAAGGTTTGGAAATGGGTGATGAAATTATCATCCGCCGGGAAATTTTGCAAAATGGTCGTAGTGTTAGTCGCGTGAATGGTCAGATGGTCAATCTTTCTGTCTTGCGTGCTATTGGGCAACACCTTGTAGATATCCATGGTCAGCATGACCAAGAGGAGTTAATGCGTCCTCAACTGCACATCCAGATGTTGGATGAGTTTGGTGATGCAGCTTTCTTGGACTTGAAGGAGACCTATCAGACGAGTTTTGACGCCTATCGCAAAATGCGTAAGCAGGTTCTAGAAGTCAAGAAAAATCAGCAGGAACATAAGTCTCGCATTGAGATGTTGGAATTTCAAATGGCAGAGATTGAGGCAGCGAACTTGCAGGCTGGTGAAGACTTGGCTCTCAACCAAGAACGAGATAAACTCCTCAATCATAAAAATATTGCGGATACGCTAACCAATGCCTATAGCATGTTGGACAATGAGGAGTTTTCTAGCCTAGCTAATGTTCGTTCAGCCATGAATGACATGGAAAGTGTTGAAGAATACGATCCTGAATACCGTGAAATTTCAAGTTCTCTATCAGAAACCTACTATGTTTTAGAAGATATTACAAAGCGTTTGGAAGATATTATTGAGGACTTGGATTTTGATGGCAATCGCCTCATGCAGGTTGAGAATCGCCTAGATCTTCTGAATACTATTTCCCGTAAGTACGGTGGGACTGTGGATGATGTTCTGCTTTATTTTGCTAAGATTACAGATGAGTATAATCTCTTGACGGGTAATAATCTTTCTTCCGAAGACATGGAAGCAGAGCTCAAGAAATTGGAAATTAATCTTGTTGATTTGGCAGGGCAGCTTGCAACAGCTCGTCATGATTTGGCCCAGCAGCTTGAAGCAGAGATTAAACAAGAACTGCAAGACCTCTATATGGAGAAGGCACAATTCCAGGTTCGCTTTAGCAAGGGCAAATTTAGTCGAGAGGGGAATGAAACGGTCGAGTTTTACATTTCCACCAACCCTGGTGAAGACTTTAAACCCTTGGTTAAAGTTGCGTCCGGTGGGGAATTGTCCCGCCTCATGCTAGCTATTAAATCCGCCTTTTCTCGTAAAGAAGGCAAGACTAGTATTGTCTTTGATGAGGTGGATACGGGAGTTTCAGGTCGTGTAGCCCAAGCCATCGCTCAAAAGATTCATAAGATTGGCCAGCATGGTCAGGTTTTAGCTATTTCTCACTTACCACAAGTGATTGCCATCGCGGACTATCAATTCTTTATTGAGAAGATTAGCGATGAGCACTCAACGGTGTCGACGGTTCGTCTTTTGACTTTAGAAGAGCGAGTAGAGGAAGTAGCTAAAATGTTGGCTGGGGAAAATGTAACCGAAGCGGCCCTTACCCAAGCTAGAGAATTATTGCAAACGAGGGAGAAATAA
- a CDS encoding metallophosphoesterase family protein, which yields MTDYYVIGDVHGKAAMLEDLLKTWDGQTQLLFLGDLIDRGEDSRRVLEMVKDLVDNQGAICLSGNHEYMFLTWLDDPEESYDHYRRNGGDTTINSILGRPLDAPVDGVEDARRVATEAADLVEFIRQMPFVVETDKYIFVHAGIDLTLEDWHETTDYKKVWLRKPFHEAENHTGKTIVFGHTPVYGLLKQDRGTAELWITDDGKIGMDGGAVYGGVLHGIVFTDQGMTEHHFIENDGFIAED from the coding sequence ATGACAGACTATTATGTAATTGGAGATGTTCACGGGAAAGCAGCTATGCTAGAAGATCTGCTCAAAACCTGGGATGGTCAAACTCAGTTGCTCTTTCTAGGGGATTTGATTGACCGTGGTGAGGATAGTCGCCGTGTTCTAGAAATGGTCAAGGACTTGGTGGACAATCAAGGGGCTATCTGTCTATCAGGAAACCACGAGTATATGTTTCTGACTTGGCTCGATGATCCAGAAGAAAGCTATGACCATTATCGTCGTAATGGTGGTGATACAACTATTAACTCTATTCTAGGTCGTCCCTTGGATGCACCAGTTGATGGCGTAGAAGATGCCAGGCGTGTTGCGACTGAAGCGGCAGACTTGGTCGAATTCATTCGTCAAATGCCATTTGTAGTAGAGACAGACAAGTATATCTTTGTTCACGCAGGTATTGATTTGACCTTGGAAGACTGGCATGAAACGACTGATTACAAGAAAGTCTGGCTCAGAAAGCCATTCCATGAAGCTGAAAATCATACCGGGAAAACCATTGTTTTTGGGCATACACCAGTTTATGGTTTGCTGAAGCAAGACCGAGGTACAGCTGAGCTTTGGATAACAGATGATGGCAAGATTGGCATGGATGGAGGAGCTGTCTATGGTGGTGTCCTTCATGGTATCGTCTTTACAGACCAAGGAATGACAGAACACCACTTTATCGAAAATGATGGCTTTATTGCCGAAGATTAG
- the lepA gene encoding translation elongation factor 4 — MNLEELKQRQGKIRNFSIIAHIDHGKSTLADRILEKTETVSSREMQAQLLDSMDLERERGITIKLNAIELNYTAKDGETYIFHLIDTPGHVDFTYEVSRSLAACEGAILVVDAAQGIEAQTLANVYLALDNDLEILPVINKIDLPAADPERVRTEIEDVIGLDASEAVLASAKAGIGIEEILEQIVEKVPAPTGDVSAPLKALIFDSVYDAYRGVILQVRVMDGVVKPGDKIQLMSNGKTFDVTEVGIFTPKAVGRDFLATGDVGYIAASIKTVQDTRVGDTVTLASNPAAEPLDGYKQMNPMVFAGLYPIESNKYNDLREALEKLQLNDASLQFEPETSQALGFGFRCGFLGLLHMDVIQERLEREFNIDLIMTAPSVIYKVNQTDGESMDVSNPSEFPDPTKIATIEEPYVKAQIMVPQEFVGAVMELAQRKRGDFVTMDYIDDNRVNVIYQIPLAEIVFDFFDKLKSSTRGYASFDYELSEYRPSKLVKMDILLNGDKVDALSFIVHKDFAYERGKLIVDKLKKIIPRQQFEVPIQAAIGHKIVARTDIKALRKNVLAKCYGGDVSRKRKLLEKQKAGKKRMKAIGSVEVPQEAFLSVLSMDEE, encoded by the coding sequence ATGAACTTAGAAGAATTGAAACAACGACAGGGGAAGATCCGAAACTTCTCTATTATCGCCCATATTGACCATGGGAAGTCAACGCTGGCAGACCGCATTTTGGAAAAGACGGAGACAGTTTCTAGTCGTGAAATGCAGGCCCAGCTTCTGGATAGCATGGATCTAGAACGGGAACGTGGGATTACCATTAAACTCAATGCCATCGAACTCAATTATACTGCAAAAGATGGCGAGACCTATATTTTCCACTTGATTGACACGCCAGGGCACGTGGACTTTACCTATGAAGTGTCGCGTTCGCTAGCTGCCTGTGAAGGAGCGATTTTGGTGGTTGATGCGGCCCAAGGGATTGAAGCTCAAACACTTGCCAACGTATATCTAGCATTGGATAATGATTTGGAAATTCTGCCAGTCATTAACAAGATTGACCTACCAGCAGCTGATCCAGAGCGCGTGCGTACAGAGATTGAAGATGTGATTGGACTGGATGCCAGCGAAGCAGTCTTAGCTTCTGCCAAAGCTGGTATTGGGATCGAAGAGATTCTTGAGCAGATCGTTGAAAAAGTTCCTGCTCCAACTGGTGATGTTTCAGCTCCATTAAAAGCCTTGATTTTCGACTCGGTCTATGATGCTTACCGTGGGGTTATTCTCCAAGTTCGTGTTATGGACGGAGTGGTTAAACCTGGCGATAAGATTCAACTCATGAGCAATGGCAAGACCTTTGATGTCACTGAGGTCGGAATTTTCACACCGAAAGCAGTCGGGCGTGATTTCCTAGCGACTGGTGACGTTGGTTATATTGCGGCTTCTATCAAGACGGTTCAAGACACCCGTGTCGGAGATACAGTGACCCTAGCAAGCAATCCTGCAGCAGAACCGCTAGACGGCTACAAGCAAATGAACCCCATGGTCTTTGCAGGTCTTTATCCAATTGAGTCAAACAAGTACAATGACCTTCGTGAAGCCCTAGAAAAATTGCAGCTCAACGATGCTAGCTTGCAGTTTGAGCCAGAAACATCTCAGGCGCTGGGATTCGGTTTCCGTTGTGGATTCCTTGGGCTTCTCCATATGGATGTTATCCAAGAGCGTTTAGAGCGCGAGTTCAACATTGACCTCATCATGACAGCTCCGTCTGTTATTTACAAGGTTAACCAAACTGACGGTGAATCTATGGATGTGTCTAACCCCTCTGAATTTCCAGACCCAACTAAGATTGCGACTATTGAAGAGCCGTATGTCAAGGCGCAAATCATGGTACCGCAGGAGTTTGTTGGTGCAGTAATGGAATTGGCTCAACGCAAACGTGGAGACTTTGTGACCATGGATTACATTGATGACAATCGTGTCAATGTTATCTATCAAATTCCACTCGCTGAAATCGTCTTTGATTTCTTTGATAAGCTCAAGTCTTCAACACGTGGTTATGCAAGCTTTGACTACGAATTGTCAGAGTATCGTCCGTCTAAGCTAGTCAAAATGGATATCCTTCTCAATGGTGATAAGGTCGATGCCCTCAGCTTTATCGTTCACAAGGACTTTGCCTATGAACGCGGGAAACTCATCGTTGATAAGCTCAAGAAAATCATCCCTCGTCAACAATTTGAGGTGCCGATTCAAGCAGCTATTGGGCACAAAATCGTGGCTCGTACTGATATCAAGGCCCTTCGTAAGAACGTACTTGCCAAGTGTTACGGTGGTGACGTTTCTCGTAAACGCAAACTCCTTGAAAAACAAAAAGCTGGTAAGAAACGCATGAAGGCTATCGGATCAGTAGAAGTTCCACAAGAAGCCTTCCTCAGCGTCTTAAGCATGGATGAAGAATAG
- the dprA gene encoding DNA-processing protein DprA produces MKITNYEIYKLRKAGLTNQQILTVLEYDETVDQELLLGDIAELSGCRNPAVFMERYFQIDDAQLEKEFQKFPSFSILDDCYPWNLSEIYDAPVLLFYKGNLDLLKFPKVAVVGSRSCSSQGAKSVQRVIQGLGNELIVVSGLAKGIDTAAHMAALQNGGRTIAVIGTGLDVFYPKANKRLQEYIGNDHLVLSEYGPGEQPLKFHFPARNRIIAGLCRGVIVAEARMRSGSLITCERAMEEGRDVFAIPGNILDGYSDGCHHLIQEGAKLVTSGQDVMAEFEF; encoded by the coding sequence ATGAAGATCACAAACTATGAGATTTACAAATTGAGAAAAGCTGGGCTGACAAATCAACAAATTTTAACTGTTCTTGAATACGATGAGACTGTAGATCAGGAGCTCTTGCTAGGTGATATTGCAGAACTATCGGGGTGTCGTAATCCTGCGGTCTTTATGGAACGCTATTTCCAGATAGATGATGCACAGTTGGAGAAGGAGTTCCAAAAATTTCCATCCTTCTCGATTCTTGATGACTGTTATCCTTGGAATCTGAGTGAGATTTATGATGCTCCAGTGCTCTTGTTTTATAAAGGAAATCTGGACTTGTTGAAATTTCCAAAGGTTGCTGTTGTAGGGAGCCGTTCATGTTCTAGTCAGGGAGCAAAGTCGGTTCAGAGAGTCATCCAAGGTTTGGGAAACGAGTTGATCGTGGTCAGTGGTTTAGCCAAAGGGATTGATACGGCTGCCCACATGGCTGCACTTCAGAATGGAGGAAGAACGATTGCTGTGATTGGAACAGGATTGGATGTGTTTTATCCTAAAGCCAATAAACGCTTGCAGGAGTACATTGGCAATGACCATCTGGTTCTCAGTGAATATGGACCTGGCGAGCAACCTCTGAAATTTCATTTTCCAGCTCGTAATCGCATCATTGCTGGCCTTTGCCGTGGTGTGATCGTTGCAGAGGCAAGGATGCGTTCTGGTAGTCTTATTACCTGTGAGCGAGCTATGGAAGAAGGACGCGATGTTTTTGCCATTCCAGGAAACATTTTAGATGGCTATTCAGATGGCTGTCACCACCTGATCCAAGAGGGAGCAAAACTGGTCACAAGTGGTCAAGATGTGATGGCAGAGTTTGAATTTTAA
- the topA gene encoding type I DNA topoisomerase, translated as MATATKKKKSTVKKNLVIVESPAKAKTIEKYLGRNYKVLASVGHIRDLKKSSMSVDIENNYEPQYINIRGKGPLINDLKKEAKKANKVFLASDPDREGEAISWHLAHILNLDENDANRVVFNEITKDAVKNAFKEPRKIDMDLVDAQQARRVLDRLVGYSISPILWKKVKKGLSAGRVQSVALKLIIDRENEINAFQPEEYWTIDGVFKKGTKQFQASFYGMNGKKMKLTTNEEVKEVLSHLTSKDFTVDQVDKKERKRNAPLPYTTSTMQMDAANKINFRTRKTMMVAQQLYEGINIGSGVQGLITYMRTDSTRISPVAQNEAASYINDRFGSKYSKHGSRVKNASGAQDAHEAIRPSSVFNTPESIAKYLDKDQLKLYTLIWNRFVASQMTGAIFDTMAVKLSQNGVQFAANGSQVKFDGYLAIYNDSDKNKMLPDMAVGDVVKQVNSKPEQHFTQPPARYSEATLIKTLEENGVGRPSTYAPTIETIQKRYYVRLAAKRFEPTELGEIVNKLIVEYFPDIVNVTFTAEMEGKLDDVEVGKEQWQRVIDEFYKPFSKEVAKAESEMEKIQIKDEPAGFDCEVCGSPMVIKLGRFGKFYACSNFPDCRHTQAIVKEIGVECPSCHQGQIIERKTKRNRIFYGCNRYPECEFTSWDKPIGRDCPKCGHFLMEKKVRGGGKQVVCSNGDYEEEKIK; from the coding sequence GTGGCTACGGCAACAAAGAAGAAAAAATCAACAGTTAAAAAAAATCTAGTCATCGTGGAGTCGCCTGCAAAGGCAAAAACGATTGAGAAATATCTAGGCAGAAATTACAAGGTTTTAGCCAGTGTCGGGCATATCCGTGATTTGAAAAAATCCAGTATGTCAGTCGACATTGAAAATAACTATGAACCGCAGTATATCAATATCCGAGGAAAAGGTCCTCTCATCAATGACTTAAAAAAAGAAGCTAAAAAGGCCAATAAAGTCTTTCTAGCGAGTGACCCGGACCGTGAAGGAGAAGCGATTTCCTGGCATTTGGCTCACATTCTCAACTTGGACGAGAATGATGCCAACCGTGTAGTCTTTAATGAAATTACTAAGGACGCTGTAAAAAATGCCTTTAAAGAACCTCGCAAGATTGATATGGACTTGGTCGACGCTCAACAAGCTCGTCGAGTTTTAGACCGCTTGGTAGGGTATTCGATTTCGCCAATTTTGTGGAAAAAGGTCAAAAAGGGCTTATCAGCTGGGCGGGTGCAGTCTGTTGCTCTTAAGCTCATCATTGACCGTGAAAATGAAATCAATGCCTTCCAACCGGAAGAATACTGGACAATTGATGGTGTCTTTAAGAAGGGAACCAAGCAATTTCAGGCTTCATTCTATGGTATGAATGGCAAAAAGATGAAATTGACTACCAACGAAGAAGTCAAAGAAGTCTTGTCCCATTTGACTAGTAAAGATTTCACAGTTGACCAGGTAGATAAGAAAGAACGCAAACGCAATGCACCCCTACCTTATACGACCTCAACCATGCAGATGGATGCGGCTAACAAAATCAATTTCCGTACTCGAAAGACCATGATGGTGGCTCAACAGCTCTATGAAGGGATCAATATCGGATCAGGTGTGCAAGGTTTGATTACCTATATGCGTACAGACTCGACTCGTATTAGTCCAGTAGCTCAGAACGAAGCGGCAAGCTACATTAACGACCGTTTTGGTAGCAAGTATTCCAAGCATGGTAGCAGGGTCAAGAATGCCTCAGGTGCTCAAGATGCCCACGAAGCCATTCGTCCATCTAGTGTCTTTAATACACCAGAAAGCATCGCTAAGTACTTGGACAAAGACCAGCTCAAACTTTATACCCTTATCTGGAACCGTTTTGTGGCTAGCCAGATGACAGGCGCTATCTTTGACACCATGGCTGTTAAGCTTTCTCAAAATGGGGTTCAGTTTGCAGCGAATGGAAGCCAAGTTAAGTTTGATGGTTATCTTGCTATCTACAATGACTCTGACAAGAACAAAATGTTGCCAGATATGGCTGTTGGAGATGTGGTCAAGCAGGTCAATAGCAAGCCAGAACAACATTTCACCCAACCGCCAGCTCGCTATTCGGAAGCGACTCTTATCAAGACCTTGGAAGAAAATGGAGTTGGACGTCCGTCAACCTACGCTCCGACCATTGAAACCATCCAAAAACGTTACTACGTTCGTCTGGCAGCAAAACGTTTTGAACCAACAGAACTGGGAGAAATTGTCAATAAACTCATTGTTGAATATTTCCCAGATATTGTCAATGTGACCTTCACAGCTGAGATGGAAGGAAAACTGGATGATGTCGAAGTTGGAAAAGAGCAGTGGCAACGTGTTATTGACGAATTTTATAAACCATTCTCCAAAGAAGTAGCTAAGGCTGAATCTGAAATGGAAAAAATCCAAATCAAGGATGAGCCAGCTGGATTTGACTGTGAGGTTTGTGGCAGTCCGATGGTCATTAAGCTCGGTCGTTTTGGTAAATTCTATGCTTGTAGCAATTTTCCAGACTGTCGTCACACACAAGCGATTGTCAAAGAGATTGGAGTCGAGTGTCCAAGCTGTCATCAAGGACAAATCATCGAACGCAAAACCAAGCGCAATCGTATCTTCTATGGTTGCAATCGTTACCCAGAATGCGAATTTACTTCCTGGGATAAACCAATTGGACGTGATTGTCCAAAATGCGGACATTTCCTTATGGAGAAAAAGGTCCGTGGTGGTGGTAAGCAGGTTGTATGTAGTAATGGCGACTACGAAGAGGAAAAAATTAAATAG
- a CDS encoding YbaN family protein, protein MRIIYLSIGFISLALAVIGVVLPLLPTTPFLLLAIACFSKSSKHFEDWLYHTKLYQTYVADFRETKSIARERKKKIIVSIYILMGISIYFAPLLPVKIGLGALTIFITYYLFKVIPDKK, encoded by the coding sequence ATGCGTATCATTTACCTCAGTATTGGCTTTATTTCACTGGCTTTAGCTGTTATTGGAGTTGTCCTACCACTTTTGCCAACAACGCCCTTTCTTTTGTTAGCAATCGCTTGCTTTTCAAAATCTTCTAAGCATTTTGAAGACTGGCTTTATCATACCAAGCTCTATCAGACCTATGTAGCTGATTTTCGGGAAACCAAGTCAATCGCGCGAGAACGTAAGAAAAAAATCATCGTATCTATCTATATCTTGATGGGAATTTCTATTTATTTTGCCCCTCTTTTGCCAGTCAAAATCGGTCTGGGAGCCTTGACTATTTTTATCACCTACTATCTCTTTAAAGTGATTCCTGATAAAAAATAG
- a CDS encoding copper homeostasis protein CutC: MIYEFCAENVTLLEKAMQAGAHRIELCDNLAVGGTTPSYGVTKAAVELASNYDTTIMTMIRPRGGDFVYTDFEIAIMLEDIRLTAQAGSQGVVFGALTADKKLDKVNLEKLIAASKGMEIVFHMAFDELSEEDQLEAIDWLSQAGVTRILTRAGVSGDSLEKRFAHYHRILEHAKGKIEILPGGGIDLDNRQTFIDQLGVTQLHGTKVVF, from the coding sequence ATGATTTACGAATTTTGTGCTGAAAATGTGACCTTGCTTGAAAAAGCGATGCAGGCTGGAGCTCATCGAATCGAACTTTGTGACAATCTAGCAGTAGGAGGAACAACACCTAGCTATGGAGTGACCAAGGCAGCGGTTGAACTGGCATCTAACTACGATACGACCATTATGACTATGATTCGTCCCCGTGGTGGCGATTTTGTCTATACTGATTTTGAAATAGCAATTATGCTGGAAGACATCCGTTTGACTGCGCAGGCTGGAAGTCAAGGGGTTGTATTTGGGGCATTAACTGCTGATAAGAAGTTGGATAAGGTTAATCTAGAGAAGCTGATTGCCGCATCAAAAGGAATGGAAATTGTCTTCCACATGGCCTTTGATGAATTGAGTGAAGAAGACCAGTTGGAAGCTATTGACTGGCTCAGCCAAGCTGGTGTTACCCGTATCCTAACTCGTGCTGGAGTTTCTGGGGACTCACTAGAAAAACGTTTTGCCCACTATCACAGAATTTTGGAACATGCAAAAGGTAAAATTGAAATCTTACCAGGCGGAGGGATTGACTTGGACAACCGTCAAACCTTTATCGACCAACTGGGCGTGACGCAACTTCATGGTACTAAGGTTGTCTTTTAA